The window CCCTGAACAACGAGGTCAACAATCTGATCAATTGCATAAGCAATGCCTGCGTCACGCATTGCCTCAGGGTTATTCTCGTACCGGTTCATCATCGCAATAAATTTGGGGGGCAGGTCCACATGACAAAGAGATGCCATGCGCTCAATCTGCTTTTTATTAACTACCGGCATAATGCCTGCTTCAATGGGAACGTGGATCCCTGCAATGGAACAACGCTCCTGAAATCTGTAAAAATAGTCATTATGAAAGAAAAGCTGGGTAATCAACTGATCAGCGCCCGAATCCACCTTTTTCTTCAGATTTTGGATATCTTCAACGAGATTTTTTGACTCTGTATGTCCTTCCGGGTAGCAGGCCGCTGTTATATCAAAATCTCCATGCTCTTTAATAAACGCAATCATATCACTGGCATGGGTAAAATCCCCTTTGGGCTGTTTGGGATCTAAAATGTCTCCCCGAAGCGCAAGAATATTTTCAATGCCGTTTTGCTTAAAATTTTCTAGCTGAGTAAGTACATCTTCTTTTGTCAGGCCGGCACAAGGTAAATGGGCCAGGCTCTCAATTTTATATTGATTTTTAATTGCAGAAGCGATTTCACAGGTAGCGTGACTGTTACCGCTGCCGCCCGCCCCGTAGGTCACGCTGATAAAGTCAGGACTTAGTTCATGCAGCGCATCAAGGGTATCGTAAATTGTCTGAATCGATCCGGTCCTTTTAGGCGGAAAGATTTCAAAGGAAAGAGTTACCTGTTTTTTTAGGATGTTAGACAGCTTCATTTCTTAACCGCCTTGCTGCCTGAACCATATGTTCAAGACTGAGTTTTGTTTCTGTATATTGCCGTGTTTTAAGCCCGCAGTCCGGATTCACCCATAACTTTTCTTTTGGCAGCCTTTTAAGCATCTCATGCAAAGCTGATTCAATTTCTTCCACAGACGGGACTCTTGGAGAGTGAATATCATAAACGCCGGGCCCCACTTCTGTCTTGAAATGATTTTCTTTCAGGGAATCCAGAATCATCAAATCCGAACGTGAAGCTTCAAAGGTGATCACATCAGCGTCCATATTGTCAATGGCAGGAATAATATCGGTAAATTCACTGTAGCACATGTGGGTATGGATCTGGGTCTCAGGTTTTACCCGGCTGTGTACCAGACGGAATGCAGGAATCGCCCAACTTAAGTATTCCCTGTCCCAGTCGGATTTCCTTAAAGGGAGCTTTTCTCTAAGAGCAGCTTCATCAATCTGAATGATTCTGATGCCGTTTGATTCAAGGTCAAGCACTTCATCGCCAATGGCCAGGGCAATTTGGAACGCGGTTTCTTTCAGTGAAATGTCCTCCCGGGGGAAAGACCAGTTCAGTATTGTAACCGGCCCTGTAAGCATGCCCTTCATAGGCTTATGGGTCAGTCTTTGGGCATAAACAGACCACTCAACGGTCATGGGCCTTTCCCTGGAAATATCACCCCAAATGACAGGGGGCTTTACGCAGCGGGTACCGTAGGACTGTACCCATCCCTTCTCCGTAAACAAATATCCATTTAAGCATTCACCAAAATACTCTACCATATCATTGCGTTCAAATTCTCCATGTACCAATACATCCAATCCCATTTCTTCCTGTACTTTGACGCATTCAAAAATCTTTTCCTTAATAAAATCACAGTATTGTGCTTCTGTAATGCTGCCCTTCCTAAAGGCGGTGCGGTTGGCCTTTACCTCGGCTGTCTGCGGAAAGGAACCGATTGTTGTGGTGGGGAAACATGGAAGTCCGAAGCTCTTTTGCTGAAGCTCTTCACGAACCGCAAATTCCGGAAGCCGAGTCAAATCACTTTCCGAAATTTTCCGTACCCTTTGCTGTACTTTTTCATTGCTGCAATTTCTGTCTCCCTTCAACAAACCGGCGTTTTTTTTGTATTCCTCTGTTTCTAAAGGGCTTTGAGATAGGCAAATTTCTTTTAATTCCTTAAGCTCATTAAGCTTTTCCATTGCAAATGAAAAATAGCATTTTTGTTTCTCAGGCAGCTTTGTTTCATTCAGTAAGGTATAGGGAACGTGTAACAGCGAGCAGGAGGTTCCAAGAACAATATGGCTGCAATGCTTATGCAATTCAGAGATAAGCCTGAAAGATTTCCTGTAATTATTTTTCCAGATGTTTTTGCCGTTTACAATGCCTGCAAACAGTACCTTACCGGAGGGGAAGCCCTTTGTCTTTATAAGCTCCAGGGATTCCTTCCCTTCAACGAAATCCATTCCGATCCCGTCAAAAGCCAATCCCGTTATTTCCTCATA of the Lacrimispora indolis DSM 755 genome contains:
- the metF gene encoding methylenetetrahydrofolate reductase [NAD(P)H], whose translation is MKLSNILKKQVTLSFEIFPPKRTGSIQTIYDTLDALHELSPDFISVTYGAGGSGNSHATCEIASAIKNQYKIESLAHLPCAGLTKEDVLTQLENFKQNGIENILALRGDILDPKQPKGDFTHASDMIAFIKEHGDFDITAACYPEGHTESKNLVEDIQNLKKKVDSGADQLITQLFFHNDYFYRFQERCSIAGIHVPIEAGIMPVVNKKQIERMASLCHVDLPPKFIAMMNRYENNPEAMRDAGIAYAIDQIVDLVVQGADGIHLYTMNNPYIAAKIYEAVHRLISK
- the metE gene encoding 5-methyltetrahydropteroyltriglutamate--homocysteine S-methyltransferase; translation: MRTSVVGYPRVGALRELKFSSERYFKEEISSDELQTIAGNLRSTHWNTQQNHGIDFIPSNDFSFYDTVLDTAVLLNVIPARYRSLALPPLDTYFAMARGYQGANGDVKALAMKKWFNTNYHYMVPEIDDNTEIRLAGSKPFDEFEEALQLGIQTKPVLIGAFTFLKLARFTGEKHTNDFTEAIIRAYQEILTRFHEQGAKWLQFDEPSLVHDLTHEDILLFKQLYSAILSEKGTVNVLLQTYFGDIRDCYEEITGLAFDGIGMDFVEGKESLELIKTKGFPSGKVLFAGIVNGKNIWKNNYRKSFRLISELHKHCSHIVLGTSCSLLHVPYTLLNETKLPEKQKCYFSFAMEKLNELKELKEICLSQSPLETEEYKKNAGLLKGDRNCSNEKVQQRVRKISESDLTRLPEFAVREELQQKSFGLPCFPTTTIGSFPQTAEVKANRTAFRKGSITEAQYCDFIKEKIFECVKVQEEMGLDVLVHGEFERNDMVEYFGECLNGYLFTEKGWVQSYGTRCVKPPVIWGDISRERPMTVEWSVYAQRLTHKPMKGMLTGPVTILNWSFPREDISLKETAFQIALAIGDEVLDLESNGIRIIQIDEAALREKLPLRKSDWDREYLSWAIPAFRLVHSRVKPETQIHTHMCYSEFTDIIPAIDNMDADVITFEASRSDLMILDSLKENHFKTEVGPGVYDIHSPRVPSVEEIESALHEMLKRLPKEKLWVNPDCGLKTRQYTETKLSLEHMVQAARRLRNEAV